Proteins from one Terriglobus tenax genomic window:
- a CDS encoding phosphotransferase, whose amino-acid sequence MATTLPVITNEYRVLLVDPKSHTLLAQERCGEYCLARVAVPLGTRPARQLQETFRTSWGVTILILDLLAVHDNMSPCAVAELLAGEVPAEFRAVLPEQIRRDELSEEGRSLFQDMLRGTVRSPFTEIGWIDRAIAWLETATGRRLSSKADIEQHNAGGAFTLLRFRTQDGCDYWLKATGAPNLHERNITSLLSRLCAGHVPEVVAEIPEWNAWMMRGQGSVRRALPTEATGIWHVLRGAVKSLAALQMNTVGSEQALFAVGACDHGTHVLRAKAETLFAYIDEAMSLQTSTKVPRLGASRLCELRRIFEDVCGHMEQLGLPPTVLHGDMNLGNILVADGRCVFIDWSEAYVGSPLVTFEHILLLNQVDCPSLKSSRDACLRQVYRGALGKILDVRAVDEGFACAPMIAAASSILGRGDWLRTHLRDDPRRQAYVRAIARHMDRAAREPALLRRLRC is encoded by the coding sequence ATGGCAACCACGCTCCCTGTCATCACCAACGAGTATCGAGTGCTCCTTGTAGATCCGAAGTCGCACACCTTGCTCGCCCAGGAGCGATGCGGAGAGTATTGTCTGGCCCGCGTTGCAGTGCCTCTCGGGACGCGTCCCGCACGCCAGTTGCAGGAGACATTTCGCACGTCATGGGGCGTAACGATCCTCATCTTGGATCTCCTCGCCGTACACGACAATATGTCCCCATGCGCTGTCGCTGAACTTCTTGCCGGTGAGGTCCCTGCGGAGTTCAGGGCCGTCCTCCCCGAACAGATTCGGCGTGACGAGCTATCCGAAGAGGGGCGCAGTTTGTTCCAGGACATGCTCCGCGGTACTGTACGAAGCCCTTTCACTGAGATCGGTTGGATTGATAGAGCCATTGCGTGGCTGGAGACTGCGACGGGGAGAAGACTGTCGTCGAAGGCTGATATCGAGCAGCACAACGCTGGAGGAGCTTTCACGCTGCTCCGATTTCGGACGCAGGATGGTTGCGACTATTGGCTAAAAGCGACCGGAGCGCCCAACCTTCATGAGCGCAACATCACGTCACTATTGTCTAGGCTTTGCGCGGGCCATGTTCCTGAAGTCGTGGCGGAGATCCCAGAGTGGAATGCCTGGATGATGCGCGGTCAGGGCAGTGTTCGCAGGGCTCTGCCGACCGAGGCGACCGGTATCTGGCATGTACTGCGGGGAGCGGTGAAGTCTCTGGCCGCGCTCCAGATGAACACGGTGGGATCGGAGCAGGCGTTATTTGCCGTCGGTGCATGCGACCACGGAACGCATGTCCTGCGAGCGAAAGCAGAAACGCTCTTCGCCTACATCGACGAAGCAATGTCTTTGCAAACCTCAACCAAGGTGCCGCGTCTTGGGGCAAGCAGGCTTTGTGAACTCCGGAGAATCTTCGAAGACGTTTGCGGTCACATGGAGCAGCTCGGCCTTCCGCCAACGGTTCTTCACGGCGATATGAATCTCGGCAATATCCTCGTCGCGGATGGCCGTTGCGTGTTTATCGACTGGAGTGAAGCCTACGTGGGCAGTCCGCTCGTGACCTTTGAACACATCTTGCTTCTGAACCAAGTCGACTGTCCCTCCCTAAAGTCGTCTCGTGATGCATGCCTTCGACAGGTGTATCGGGGAGCTTTAGGCAAAATACTCGACGTAAGAGCAGTCGATGAAGGCTTCGCGTGTGCGCCCATGATTGCCGCTGCATCATCCATCCTGGGCCGGGGAGACTGGCTCCGGACGCATTTGCGGGACGATCCAAGACGCCAGGCCTACGTGCGCGCGATTGCGCGGCATATGGATCGAGCGGCTCGGGAACCTGCGTTGTTAAGGCGCTTGCGCTGTTAG
- a CDS encoding PqqD family protein, which produces MATDKASLRTIVNEDGAAVLDTERGVISTFNVTGGYVWQALERGESEESIVANLARETGESSEVVGRDVREFIASLKTQQLLSQ; this is translated from the coding sequence ATGGCCACCGACAAGGCTTCCCTTCGGACGATTGTGAATGAGGATGGTGCGGCGGTCCTTGATACCGAGCGAGGCGTCATCTCGACTTTCAACGTTACGGGCGGCTATGTCTGGCAGGCGTTGGAGCGGGGCGAGAGTGAGGAAAGCATCGTCGCGAACCTCGCCCGCGAGACGGGTGAATCCTCCGAAGTCGTAGGACGCGACGTCAGAGAGTTCATCGCAAGCCTCAAGACGCAGCAGCTGCTATCCCAGTGA